One genomic segment of Salinigranum rubrum includes these proteins:
- a CDS encoding lipoate--protein ligase family protein, with the protein MDETPPPTGEWRLIREESRPGPMQMALDEIAAETAAAGGPRTVRLYRWDPSCLSLGYHQEPDTVDWEWCAAEGVDVTRRPTGGGGIYHDSFGDISYSITAPREELPGSLMDCYHYLLAPVLDAFESLGVPVEFVDSEVPALYEPACYLRALNPAHDLVVSGTSRKVSGNAQYRQRDAVVQHGSITFSTRPDRHLATFADPAVTSEEFAERVTGLDEHTDASREETVAAFEETLATWCDASEGSWTDDELSRARERADEKYATDEWVRRRSRARS; encoded by the coding sequence ATGGACGAGACACCTCCGCCCACCGGCGAGTGGCGGCTCATTCGCGAGGAGTCCCGACCGGGACCGATGCAGATGGCGCTCGACGAAATCGCCGCGGAGACGGCCGCAGCCGGGGGTCCGCGGACCGTTCGACTCTACCGCTGGGACCCGTCGTGCCTCTCGCTCGGCTACCACCAAGAGCCCGACACGGTCGACTGGGAGTGGTGCGCGGCGGAGGGCGTCGACGTCACCCGCCGGCCGACCGGCGGCGGCGGCATCTACCACGACTCGTTCGGCGACATCTCCTACTCCATCACGGCCCCGCGCGAGGAACTCCCGGGGAGCCTCATGGACTGTTATCACTACCTGCTGGCCCCCGTCCTCGACGCGTTCGAATCGCTCGGTGTCCCCGTCGAATTCGTCGACAGCGAGGTCCCGGCGCTGTACGAACCGGCGTGTTACCTCCGGGCGCTGAACCCCGCGCACGACCTCGTCGTCTCGGGGACGAGTCGAAAGGTGAGCGGGAACGCCCAGTACCGCCAGCGCGACGCCGTCGTCCAGCACGGTTCGATCACCTTTTCGACCCGTCCCGACAGGCACCTCGCGACGTTTGCTGACCCGGCGGTGACGAGCGAGGAGTTCGCCGAACGGGTCACCGGGCTCGACGAACACACCGACGCCTCGCGCGAGGAGACCGTCGCGGCGTTCGAGGAGACGCTCGCGACGTGGTGCGACGCGAGCGAGGGGTCGTGGACGGACGACGAACTCTCGCGTGCGCGCGAGCGTGCGGACGAGAAGTACGCGACCGACGAGTGGGTCCGCCGGCGGTCCAGGGCTCGTTCGTAA
- a CDS encoding DUF6360 family protein — protein sequence MRRRLLDVTAYTTLDFVDASAYGIDWTDEAPAVVDVDAPEDHEEGADVVRLSVELDGTQLAGVTPHVDRLELSPAQARTLAEDLLEYADRVESEHD from the coding sequence ATGCGTCGCCGCCTGCTCGACGTCACGGCGTACACGACGCTGGATTTCGTCGACGCGAGCGCGTACGGTATCGACTGGACCGACGAGGCACCGGCCGTCGTCGACGTCGACGCGCCCGAGGACCACGAGGAGGGGGCGGACGTCGTCAGGCTCAGCGTCGAACTCGACGGGACCCAGTTAGCGGGGGTGACACCACACGTCGACCGGCTTGAACTCTCCCCCGCGCAGGCGCGCACGCTCGCGGAGGACCTACTAGAGTACGCCGACCGCGTGGAGAGCGAGCACGACTGA
- a CDS encoding CDGSH iron-sulfur domain-containing protein, with protein MLDNTDAVERRTATALCRSGASADKPFCDGTHVSVGFENGDGV; from the coding sequence TTGCTCGATAATACTGACGCGGTCGAACGACGCACCGCAACTGCGCTCTGTCGGTCCGGCGCGTCGGCGGACAAGCCGTTCTGCGACGGGACCCACGTGTCGGTCGGATTCGAGAACGGAGACGGCGTATGA
- a CDS encoding MFS transporter: MTKYRTLLLATVGFNFSFLIWFSFAPFTGPMAEEFGLSLAEIGILASAAIWLAPFGRILTGWLSDKFGAPVVFAIVLTYVGVFSIWSAFAESYTVFFVTRLIVATAGITFVIGIQHVSEWFEEEELGTAEGIYAGIGNAGAAGGALILPRVFGTGWSGPLFETNWRAAFFYTGVVAIGLAVVYYVFGEAAKDEKKRQATADNASLSDWLHTATRYGTVVLALAYVMTFGLELSMNGWLATYYREGFNTQNLVLASTFAATFSVAAGLLRPIGGYMSDRLARKEKDILPFFTGRYREQWTFVSLCFVVLTMFGMTLAGLSGQVMLAVAAGFLVGMGCAFAEGAIFAQVPAMFPNSSGAVAGVVGGIGTVGGIVYPLVYAAPFLANLHIGYSVVAASMIPILVLAAWVFQPHIAERATDDGFVSGTNTAVVTDD, from the coding sequence ATGACGAAGTATCGGACGCTGCTGCTCGCGACGGTCGGGTTCAACTTCTCGTTCCTGATCTGGTTCTCCTTCGCTCCCTTCACCGGGCCGATGGCCGAGGAGTTCGGCCTCTCGCTCGCGGAGATCGGGATTCTGGCGAGCGCGGCCATCTGGCTCGCGCCGTTCGGTCGCATCCTGACCGGGTGGCTCTCCGACAAGTTCGGCGCGCCGGTGGTCTTCGCCATCGTGCTCACGTACGTCGGCGTCTTCTCCATCTGGAGCGCCTTCGCCGAGTCGTACACCGTCTTCTTCGTGACGCGGCTCATCGTCGCCACGGCGGGCATCACGTTCGTCATCGGCATCCAGCACGTCTCCGAGTGGTTCGAGGAGGAGGAACTCGGGACCGCCGAGGGCATCTACGCCGGCATCGGGAACGCGGGCGCGGCGGGCGGCGCGCTCATCCTGCCCCGGGTGTTCGGCACGGGGTGGAGCGGGCCGCTGTTCGAGACGAACTGGCGGGCCGCCTTCTTCTACACCGGCGTCGTCGCCATCGGCCTGGCGGTCGTCTACTACGTCTTCGGCGAGGCGGCCAAAGACGAGAAGAAACGCCAGGCGACCGCGGACAACGCGAGCCTCTCGGACTGGCTCCACACCGCGACGAGATACGGCACGGTCGTCCTCGCGTTGGCGTACGTGATGACCTTCGGGCTGGAACTGTCGATGAACGGCTGGCTCGCGACCTACTACCGCGAAGGGTTCAACACGCAGAACCTCGTGTTGGCCTCGACGTTCGCGGCGACGTTCTCGGTGGCCGCCGGCCTCCTGCGGCCGATCGGCGGCTACATGAGCGACCGACTCGCGCGGAAGGAGAAGGACATTCTACCCTTCTTCACCGGCCGGTACCGCGAGCAGTGGACGTTCGTCTCGCTGTGCTTCGTCGTCCTGACGATGTTCGGGATGACTCTCGCGGGACTGAGCGGTCAGGTGATGCTCGCGGTCGCCGCTGGATTCCTCGTCGGGATGGGCTGTGCGTTCGCCGAGGGGGCGATTTTCGCGCAGGTGCCCGCGATGTTCCCGAACAGTTCCGGGGCGGTCGCCGGCGTCGTCGGCGGTATCGGAACCGTCGGGGGCATCGTCTACCCGCTCGTGTACGCCGCGCCGTTTCTGGCGAACCTCCACATCGGCTACTCGGTGGTCGCCGCCTCGATGATTCCCATCCTCGTCTTAGCCGCGTGGGTGTTCCAGCCACACATCGCCGAACGGGCGACCGACGACGGGTTCGTCTCGGGGACGAACACGGCGGTGGTCACCGACGACTGA
- a CDS encoding nitrite/sulfite reductase, whose protein sequence is MANEKEAWKEEMYGDEVREKLIEFAEKGWDSIPEDERDMWFSRFKFWGVFHHRSGQESYFMMRLANTNGVLEPGQLRAIGEVARDYAVGPVRNPEFGDAWIDLTTRQSVQLHWLKLEDIPAIWEKLEAVGVTSRSAGGDTMRNISGCPVAGRDEHEFVDSQPVLDELSEKLRGDDALANMPRKFNISVTGCREGCAQDSINGIGLEPAEKTVDGEAVRGFNVRVGGGLGGRQPRRARSLDVFVEPSRAYDVVRGFVELYYEHGNRENRQKNRSRFFVDEWGTEDIRSLLQEEYVDFELLSEGRNLREEYTYNAGRPDEAGKHDHVGVHEQTDGRYYVGLSVPVGRLTAEETIELADLADDHGSGAVRLTRRQNPLVMDVPESELDALLDADLLDTHSPDPSLFTRGSMACTGTEFCSLALTETKARMAVMLRWLRANVELPDDVSQVKMHYSGCTADCGQAMTADIGFQGMRARKNGQMVEALDVGVGGGIGAEPSFVEWIRQRVPADEVPGLLRNLLEAFAAHREEGQTFRQWVESTGEEALVEFAEPEETDYVDPCLTDAKQSWYPFDDGQSPAPTDAHGNPISADD, encoded by the coding sequence ATGGCGAACGAGAAAGAGGCGTGGAAGGAGGAGATGTACGGCGACGAGGTCCGTGAGAAGCTCATCGAGTTCGCCGAGAAGGGGTGGGACTCCATCCCCGAGGACGAGCGCGACATGTGGTTCTCGCGGTTCAAGTTCTGGGGGGTGTTCCACCACCGCTCGGGCCAGGAGAGTTACTTCATGATGCGCCTGGCCAACACGAACGGCGTGCTCGAACCGGGTCAGTTGCGCGCCATTGGCGAGGTCGCCCGCGACTACGCCGTCGGCCCCGTACGGAACCCCGAGTTCGGCGACGCCTGGATCGACCTCACGACGAGGCAGTCCGTCCAGTTACACTGGCTCAAACTGGAAGACATCCCGGCTATCTGGGAGAAACTCGAAGCCGTCGGCGTCACCTCCCGCTCCGCGGGCGGCGACACGATGCGCAACATCTCGGGCTGTCCGGTCGCCGGTCGGGACGAACACGAGTTCGTCGACTCACAGCCCGTTCTGGACGAACTCTCCGAGAAACTCCGCGGCGACGACGCGCTCGCCAACATGCCCCGGAAGTTCAACATCAGCGTCACGGGCTGTCGCGAGGGGTGTGCGCAGGACTCGATCAACGGCATCGGCCTCGAACCCGCCGAGAAGACGGTCGATGGCGAAGCGGTCCGTGGGTTCAACGTTCGCGTCGGCGGCGGACTGGGCGGTCGGCAGCCGCGGCGGGCCCGTAGCCTCGACGTCTTCGTCGAACCCTCCCGTGCGTACGACGTCGTCCGGGGGTTCGTCGAACTCTACTACGAGCACGGCAACCGGGAGAACCGCCAGAAGAACCGGAGTCGCTTCTTCGTCGACGAGTGGGGTACCGAGGACATTCGCTCGCTCCTGCAGGAGGAGTACGTCGATTTCGAGTTGCTGAGCGAGGGACGGAACCTCCGCGAGGAGTACACGTACAACGCCGGCAGGCCCGACGAGGCGGGCAAACACGACCACGTCGGCGTCCACGAGCAGACGGACGGCCGATACTACGTCGGCCTGTCGGTCCCAGTGGGTCGGCTGACCGCCGAGGAGACGATCGAACTGGCCGATCTCGCGGACGACCACGGCTCCGGTGCCGTGCGGCTCACCCGGCGGCAGAACCCGCTCGTGATGGACGTTCCGGAGTCGGAACTCGACGCGCTGCTGGACGCCGACCTGCTCGACACGCACAGCCCCGACCCGAGTCTCTTCACCCGCGGGTCCATGGCCTGTACGGGGACGGAGTTCTGCTCGCTGGCGCTGACGGAGACGAAGGCGCGGATGGCGGTCATGCTTCGCTGGCTGCGCGCGAACGTCGAACTCCCCGACGACGTCTCCCAGGTCAAGATGCACTACTCCGGCTGTACGGCCGACTGCGGACAGGCGATGACCGCCGACATCGGCTTCCAGGGGATGCGCGCCCGGAAGAACGGTCAGATGGTCGAGGCGCTCGACGTCGGCGTCGGCGGCGGCATCGGCGCCGAACCCTCGTTCGTCGAGTGGATCCGCCAGCGCGTGCCCGCCGACGAGGTTCCGGGCCTGCTTCGAAACCTGCTCGAAGCCTTCGCGGCCCACCGCGAGGAGGGACAGACCTTCCGGCAGTGGGTCGAGTCGACCGGCGAGGAGGCGCTCGTCGAGTTCGCCGAACCCGAGGAGACCGACTACGTCGACCCCTGTCTGACCGACGCGAAGCAGTCGTGGTACCCGTTCGACGACGGGCAGAGCCCGGCTCCGACCGACGCACACGGCAACCCCATCTCGGCGGACGACTGA
- a CDS encoding serine/threonine-protein kinase RIO2, which produces MVRNVAPLMTELEPEDFYLLSGVEQGMRFSEWVNRDKLPALANLTAENVDYRLDRCMSRDLVQRKTIQYEGYQLTFEGYDALALRTFAQRDTVDGVGAPLGVGKESDVLEVQSYKPLALKFHREGYTNFREVNKEREYTADHHHVSWLYTARKAAEREYETLTDLYPDVAVPRPVDHNRHAIVMEKFAGVELGRAKLDPSQAVGVLDLVLRELQKAYEAGYVHADMSEYNVAVSEEGITVFDWPQAVATDHDNARELLERDVRNVAGYFRRKYPRPVPDVDVGRVTDRIVDGTFESVRDD; this is translated from the coding sequence ATGGTGCGGAACGTTGCCCCCTTGATGACCGAACTCGAACCCGAGGACTTCTATCTGCTCTCGGGCGTCGAGCAGGGGATGCGCTTCTCCGAGTGGGTCAACCGGGACAAACTCCCCGCTCTCGCCAACCTCACGGCCGAGAACGTCGACTACCGGCTCGACCGGTGTATGAGTCGCGACCTCGTCCAGCGGAAGACCATCCAGTACGAGGGGTACCAACTCACCTTCGAGGGGTACGACGCCCTGGCGCTGCGGACGTTCGCCCAGCGCGACACCGTCGATGGCGTGGGCGCCCCTCTGGGGGTCGGCAAGGAGAGCGACGTCCTGGAGGTACAGTCGTACAAACCGCTCGCGCTGAAGTTCCACCGGGAGGGGTACACGAACTTCCGGGAGGTGAACAAAGAGCGCGAGTACACGGCCGACCACCACCACGTCTCGTGGCTCTACACCGCGCGGAAGGCCGCCGAGCGCGAGTACGAGACGCTCACCGACCTCTACCCCGACGTAGCGGTCCCCAGGCCGGTCGACCACAACCGTCACGCCATCGTGATGGAGAAGTTCGCGGGCGTCGAACTCGGCCGAGCGAAACTCGACCCCTCCCAGGCGGTGGGCGTCCTCGACCTCGTCCTCCGGGAGTTACAGAAGGCGTACGAGGCGGGCTACGTCCACGCGGACATGTCCGAGTACAACGTCGCCGTGAGCGAGGAGGGGATCACGGTGTTCGACTGGCCGCAGGCCGTCGCGACCGACCACGACAACGCGCGCGAACTCCTCGAACGCGACGTCCGGAACGTCGCCGGCTACTTTCGGCGGAAATACCCGCGCCCCGTGCCTGACGTCGACGTCGGGCGGGTGACGGATCGGATCGTCGACGGCACGTTCGAGTCGGTCCGCGACGACTGA
- a CDS encoding AIM24 family protein translates to MDLDQFISENAPQEGGDGFQLENSKLLDVSLDGSVMAKAGAMVAYTGDISFERKTEGGISGLLKKKVTGEGSVMMQASGTGHLYLADQGKEVQVLELDAGEEISVNGNDILAFESDVDWDIKMMDSIAGTSTGGLFNVYLKGPGQVAITTHGKPIVVPTPVRTDPQATVAWSGNVSPGTKRDLNLKSFIGRSSGETFQLDFSQEGGFVIIQPFEERNPVQ, encoded by the coding sequence ATGGATCTCGATCAATTCATCAGCGAGAACGCACCGCAGGAAGGCGGCGACGGCTTCCAACTGGAGAACTCGAAACTGCTCGACGTCTCACTCGATGGGAGCGTCATGGCCAAGGCCGGCGCGATGGTCGCGTACACGGGCGACATCTCGTTCGAGCGGAAGACCGAAGGCGGCATCTCGGGGCTGCTGAAGAAGAAGGTGACCGGCGAGGGAAGCGTCATGATGCAGGCCTCGGGGACCGGCCACCTGTATCTCGCCGACCAAGGCAAGGAGGTGCAGGTGCTCGAACTCGACGCGGGCGAGGAGATCAGCGTCAACGGGAACGACATCCTCGCGTTCGAGAGCGACGTCGACTGGGACATCAAGATGATGGACAGCATCGCCGGGACCTCGACCGGCGGTCTGTTCAACGTCTACCTCAAAGGGCCGGGGCAGGTAGCCATCACGACCCACGGCAAGCCCATCGTCGTGCCGACCCCCGTGCGGACGGACCCGCAGGCGACCGTCGCGTGGAGCGGCAACGTCTCTCCGGGGACGAAACGGGACCTCAACCTCAAGAGCTTCATCGGGAGGTCCTCGGGCGAGACGTTCCAACTCGACTTCTCACAAGAGGGTGGATTCGTCATCATCCAGCCGTTCGAGGAGCGAAACCCGGTCCAGTAA
- a CDS encoding MOSC domain-containing protein: MTQQKETCGTRVGEVKRIHIAPETGGGPESRESVSAVAGRGLEGDRYFSGDGLYNERDDLEPSDVTLIEAEALSAAAEDYGVEFDPGAHRRNITTQGVALNHLVGERFRVGEAVFEGTGLCEPCGYMQSLADQPDAVTSLKHRGGLDARIVESGTVSVDDDVVW; encoded by the coding sequence ATGACGCAGCAGAAGGAGACGTGCGGGACCCGGGTAGGGGAAGTCAAGCGTATTCATATCGCTCCGGAGACGGGTGGCGGTCCGGAATCGCGGGAATCAGTCAGCGCTGTCGCGGGCCGGGGTCTCGAAGGGGACCGATACTTCAGCGGCGACGGTCTCTACAACGAGCGGGACGACCTCGAACCGAGCGACGTCACGCTCATCGAAGCCGAGGCGCTGAGCGCCGCCGCGGAGGACTACGGCGTGGAGTTCGACCCCGGCGCACACCGTCGGAACATCACGACGCAGGGCGTCGCACTCAACCACCTCGTCGGAGAGCGTTTCCGCGTCGGGGAGGCGGTGTTCGAGGGGACGGGTCTCTGTGAACCCTGTGGCTACATGCAGTCCCTCGCGGACCAACCGGACGCGGTGACGTCGCTCAAACACCGTGGCGGACTCGACGCGCGTATCGTCGAATCGGGGACCGTCAGCGTCGACGACGACGTCGTCTGGTGA
- the nasA gene encoding assimilatory nitrate reductase NasA, giving the protein MSEWTPTTCMRCAVGCGHLQQGVDSGYGLDTVRGDANHPVNRGLACQRGVRETADPDGEWLTRPLVREGGELVATSWDTALDIVVTRFDEALREGSDNVAVLGSGQQTNEAAYALGKLARGGFGTRYYDANTTLCMASAVTAYYQAFGSDAPPPTYDDIPDAETHLIWGANPAAAHPVMYRWIVDSAEDGTLMVVDPVESETVDDADCHVQPEPGTDLALARAVLASVVDAGAVDEAFVDRYTSRFDDLLADLPSVEAAAAAAGVPVETVERVAEALADPTLVYWGMGVNQSVQGTATARALIDLCLATGNLGPGTGPFSLTGQANSMGTRVCSSKGTWPGHRDFEDPDHRRTVAETWGVPVERLPDDPGPGPVGIVDAIADGDVDACWAVATNPVAGMPDADRVRDALSDAFLVVQDTFRTETCGVADVVLPAATWGESEGTVMNMERTVSRVRAATDVPPKIRQDIDIVATVGRRLEPALFDGPRIDPREVFDELRALTAGTPADLSGISYDRLDAEYAVRWPAPEPRGQGGYRYYASEGDGWDFPTPSGRARFSTGGHGGLAEPTDEEYPLTLTTGRRPGAYNTGVRSRGGETDEFPVARVHPETTLEHIEALDRGRTVVASRRASVTVRVQPDDGVPTGMIWLPIHHPAVNALTLPVVDPESDEPNLKQCAVDVRAPHPENPLTYQGIASSDDVAPAGDD; this is encoded by the coding sequence ATGAGCGAGTGGACGCCGACGACGTGTATGCGGTGTGCGGTCGGCTGTGGACACCTCCAGCAGGGCGTCGACAGCGGCTACGGGCTCGACACCGTCCGCGGCGACGCGAACCACCCCGTCAACCGGGGACTCGCGTGCCAGCGCGGCGTTCGCGAGACCGCCGACCCCGACGGCGAGTGGCTCACCCGGCCGCTCGTCCGGGAGGGCGGCGAACTCGTGGCAACGAGTTGGGACACGGCGCTCGACATCGTCGTCACGCGGTTCGACGAGGCGCTTCGCGAGGGAAGCGACAACGTCGCCGTCCTGGGAAGCGGTCAGCAGACGAACGAGGCCGCCTACGCGCTGGGAAAACTCGCCCGTGGCGGGTTCGGCACCCGCTACTACGACGCGAACACGACGCTGTGTATGGCGTCGGCGGTCACCGCCTACTACCAGGCGTTCGGCAGCGACGCGCCCCCACCGACGTACGACGACATCCCCGACGCGGAGACGCATCTGATCTGGGGCGCGAACCCGGCGGCCGCCCACCCCGTGATGTACCGATGGATCGTCGACTCGGCCGAAGACGGGACGCTGATGGTCGTCGACCCCGTCGAGAGCGAGACCGTCGACGACGCCGACTGTCACGTCCAGCCCGAACCCGGCACCGACCTCGCGCTGGCGCGGGCCGTCCTCGCGTCGGTCGTCGACGCCGGGGCCGTCGACGAGGCGTTCGTCGACAGGTACACGTCGAGGTTCGACGACCTCCTCGCCGACCTCCCGTCGGTGGAGGCGGCCGCCGCCGCCGCCGGCGTCCCGGTCGAAACCGTCGAACGCGTCGCGGAGGCGCTCGCCGACCCGACGCTCGTGTACTGGGGAATGGGCGTCAACCAGTCGGTGCAGGGCACCGCGACGGCACGGGCACTCATCGACCTCTGTCTGGCGACGGGCAATCTCGGACCCGGCACCGGCCCGTTCTCGTTGACGGGACAGGCCAACTCGATGGGGACGCGGGTCTGTTCGTCGAAGGGGACCTGGCCCGGTCACCGAGACTTCGAAGACCCCGACCACCGTCGGACCGTCGCCGAGACGTGGGGGGTCCCCGTCGAACGCCTCCCCGACGACCCCGGTCCCGGTCCCGTCGGCATCGTCGACGCCATCGCCGACGGGGACGTCGACGCGTGCTGGGCGGTCGCGACCAACCCGGTCGCCGGGATGCCCGACGCCGACCGCGTCCGGGACGCGCTCTCGGACGCGTTCCTCGTCGTCCAGGACACCTTCCGGACCGAGACCTGCGGGGTGGCCGACGTGGTCCTTCCGGCGGCGACGTGGGGCGAGTCCGAAGGGACGGTGATGAACATGGAGCGGACGGTTTCGCGGGTCCGTGCGGCCACCGACGTCCCGCCGAAGATCAGACAGGACATCGACATCGTCGCGACGGTCGGCCGTCGGCTCGAACCGGCACTGTTCGACGGTCCACGGATCGACCCTCGGGAGGTGTTCGACGAACTCCGCGCACTGACGGCCGGGACGCCCGCGGACCTCTCGGGCATCTCCTACGACCGCCTCGACGCCGAGTACGCGGTCCGCTGGCCGGCCCCCGAACCGAGGGGGCAGGGGGGGTATCGGTACTACGCTTCCGAAGGCGACGGCTGGGACTTCCCGACGCCGTCGGGTCGAGCGCGGTTCTCGACGGGGGGACACGGCGGACTCGCCGAACCGACCGACGAGGAGTACCCGCTCACGCTGACGACCGGCCGTCGGCCCGGCGCGTACAACACCGGCGTCAGAAGCCGAGGAGGCGAGACCGACGAGTTCCCGGTCGCGCGCGTCCACCCCGAGACGACGCTCGAACACATCGAGGCGCTGGACCGCGGCCGGACCGTCGTCGCTTCGCGGCGCGCGTCGGTCACGGTGCGGGTCCAACCGGACGACGGCGTCCCGACGGGGATGATCTGGCTCCCCATCCACCACCCGGCGGTCAACGCGCTCACCCTCCCGGTCGTCGACCCCGAATCCGACGAGCCCAACCTCAAGCAGTGCGCGGTCGACGTGCGGGCACCCCATCCCGAGAACCCGCTCACCTACCAGGGAATCGCGAGTTCCGACGACGTCGCGCCGGCGGGCGACGACTGA
- the nasA gene encoding assimilatory nitrate reductase NasA, translating to MTDWKPTTCMRCAVGCGYLQRGAAEERGVADVCGNAEHPTNEGLKCRRGVRETVAPDGNRLTEPLIRRGETLQPTDWDTALGVVTTRLIEALRKGNDSVAVLGSGQQTNEAAYALGKVARGGFGTRYYDANTTLCMASAVTAYYQAFGSDAPPPTYDDIPGADTHVVWGANPAAAHPVMHRWITDSAGDESGRLVVVDPVETMTASAADCHVQPEPGTDLALARAVLAAVVDAGAVDEAFVDAHTDGFEEMVESLPSMEAAAATAGVPVEQVEELAAALADPTILYWGMGVNQSIQGTATARALIDLCLATGNLGPGTGPFSLTGQANSMGNRVCASKGTWPGHREFTEMANREAVAAAWDVPLGRLPESPGPGFVRIVDELARGNIDVCWTVATNPVAGMPDASHVKSALDDTFLVVQDAFHSDTVASADVVLPAATWGESEGTATNMERRVSRVTAATDPPAAVRQDVDIIAAIGNRIDPGLFDAPPVSPESIFDEIRELTAGTTADLSGITYDRLADELAVRWPAPDAESEGGYRYYDDGEWSFSTDSGRARFSTVTHSSVPEPIDDEYPLTLTTGRLSNVYNTGVRTRDSEDGDEHPPTARMHPETIANHLDVLDRGQTVIESRRSSVTVDVAPNDGVPPGVIWLPIHNAAANELTLAEVDPESAEPNLKQCAVGLRAPKESRTETERLVLSKS from the coding sequence ATGACTGACTGGAAACCAACGACGTGTATGCGGTGTGCGGTCGGCTGTGGCTATCTCCAGCGAGGGGCGGCCGAAGAGCGCGGCGTCGCGGACGTGTGTGGCAACGCCGAACACCCGACGAACGAGGGGCTCAAGTGTCGACGCGGCGTCCGAGAGACGGTCGCTCCCGACGGCAATCGCCTGACCGAACCGCTGATACGCCGTGGAGAGACGCTCCAGCCGACGGACTGGGACACGGCACTCGGCGTCGTGACCACGCGGCTCATCGAGGCGCTCCGCAAGGGAAACGACAGCGTCGCGGTGCTGGGAAGCGGCCAGCAGACGAACGAGGCCGCTTACGCCCTCGGCAAGGTCGCTCGCGGCGGGTTCGGCACCCGCTACTACGACGCGAACACGACGCTGTGTATGGCGTCGGCAGTCACCGCCTACTACCAGGCGTTCGGCAGCGACGCGCCCCCGCCGACGTACGACGACATCCCCGGCGCCGACACCCACGTCGTGTGGGGCGCGAACCCGGCGGCCGCCCACCCCGTGATGCACCGATGGATCACGGACAGCGCGGGCGACGAGAGCGGTCGACTGGTGGTCGTCGACCCCGTCGAGACCATGACGGCCTCGGCCGCCGACTGTCACGTCCAGCCCGAACCCGGCACCGACCTCGCGCTGGCGCGGGCCGTCCTCGCGGCGGTCGTCGACGCCGGAGCCGTCGACGAGGCGTTCGTCGACGCACACACCGACGGTTTCGAGGAGATGGTCGAGTCCCTGCCGTCGATGGAGGCGGCGGCCGCGACGGCGGGGGTACCTGTCGAGCAGGTCGAAGAACTGGCCGCGGCGCTCGCCGACCCGACGATACTGTACTGGGGGATGGGCGTCAACCAGAGCATTCAGGGCACTGCAACGGCGCGTGCGCTCATCGACCTCTGTCTGGCGACGGGCAATCTCGGACCCGGCACCGGCCCGTTCTCGCTGACGGGGCAGGCCAACTCGATGGGGAACCGCGTGTGCGCCTCGAAAGGGACCTGGCCCGGTCACCGGGAGTTCACCGAGATGGCGAACCGGGAGGCGGTCGCGGCGGCGTGGGACGTGCCACTGGGTCGCCTCCCGGAGTCTCCGGGACCCGGCTTCGTCCGCATCGTCGACGAACTCGCCCGGGGCAACATCGACGTCTGTTGGACGGTCGCAACGAACCCCGTCGCCGGGATGCCCGACGCCAGTCACGTCAAGAGCGCGCTCGACGACACGTTCCTCGTCGTCCAGGACGCGTTCCACTCGGACACCGTCGCGTCCGCCGACGTCGTCCTCCCGGCGGCGACCTGGGGTGAGTCTGAGGGCACAGCGACGAACATGGAGCGCCGGGTCTCCCGGGTCACGGCTGCGACGGACCCGCCCGCGGCCGTCCGGCAGGACGTCGATATCATCGCGGCCATCGGGAACCGGATCGACCCCGGCCTGTTCGACGCGCCGCCCGTGTCTCCCGAATCGATCTTCGACGAGATACGCGAACTCACCGCCGGGACGACGGCGGACCTCTCCGGCATCACGTACGACCGACTGGCCGACGAACTCGCAGTCCGCTGGCCGGCACCGGACGCGGAGAGCGAGGGCGGCTACCGGTACTACGACGACGGGGAGTGGTCGTTCTCCACCGACTCGGGGCGGGCACGGTTCTCCACAGTCACCCACAGCAGCGTCCCCGAACCGATCGACGACGAGTACCCGCTCACGCTGACGACCGGTCGACTCTCCAACGTGTACAACACGGGCGTCCGGACACGCGACAGCGAGGACGGGGACGAACACCCACCGACCGCGCGGATGCATCCGGAGACCATCGCGAACCACCTGGACGTGCTCGACCGCGGCCAGACCGTGATCGAGTCCCGCCGATCCAGCGTGACGGTCGACGTCGCACCCAACGACGGCGTTCCGCCCGGCGTCATCTGGCTGCCGATTCACAACGCGGCGGCCAACGAACTGACGCTCGCGGAGGTCGACCCCGAGTCGGCCGAACCGAACCTCAAACAGTGCGCCGTCGGACTCCGGGCGCCGAAGGAGTCACGCACAGAAACCGAGCGACTCGTTCTGTCGAAATCGTAA